Proteins from a single region of Candidatus Binatia bacterium:
- a CDS encoding serine hydrolase domain-containing protein, with product MPRFIILLLCGALLGALPPTASPDTALRAALQSDLDGYLAARAKPEHISAISLSVSLHGVAQTIDVTAGTTKYGGGGAPITPETLWQIGSNTKAFTSVVLLQLEAEGKLNIHQTLGRWLPQYPAWKNVTISRLLHMTSGIPGYDSSQRMLRDYASHPNRHFTTQELVRYAYPTTPGAPAATTGYSYSNTNFVLAEMIIEKVTGRSYTDELNRRLLRAGLGLDDTYYEPYAYPPSVTDRLTSGYFFNHDADDAGLAPLLGKDMRDLSVSWMQGAGGIVSTPIDVTRWARALYTGSILAAKQRAELMSLVSQKTGKPIRKTSLQDPGAFGLGVAQITKPVVGTVWFYEGMTLGYRMLHLYFPRQDAVIAFGINSQPDSKQNQSGQLAVAIYKTLHAAGKL from the coding sequence ATGCCTAGATTTATTATCTTGCTGCTATGCGGCGCGCTCCTTGGCGCGCTGCCCCCGACGGCCTCCCCTGATACCGCGCTGCGCGCCGCGCTCCAGAGCGATCTCGACGGCTATCTGGCGGCGCGGGCTAAGCCCGAACACATCTCGGCGATCTCGCTGAGCGTCAGCCTGCACGGCGTCGCGCAGACGATCGACGTCACGGCCGGAACCACCAAGTACGGCGGCGGTGGAGCGCCGATCACTCCCGAAACGCTGTGGCAGATCGGCAGCAACACCAAGGCTTTCACGTCGGTGGTGCTGTTGCAGCTCGAGGCCGAGGGCAAGCTGAACATCCATCAGACGCTCGGGCGATGGCTGCCGCAATACCCGGCCTGGAAGAATGTCACGATTTCACGCCTGCTGCACATGACCAGCGGCATCCCCGGCTACGATTCCTCGCAAAGGATGCTGCGCGACTACGCGAGTCATCCGAATCGCCACTTCACGACGCAAGAGCTGGTGCGCTACGCGTATCCGACGACGCCCGGCGCGCCGGCCGCCACGACGGGCTACTCGTACTCGAACACCAACTTCGTCCTCGCCGAGATGATCATCGAGAAGGTCACGGGTCGCAGCTATACCGACGAGCTCAACCGGCGCCTTCTGCGCGCGGGGCTCGGCCTCGACGACACCTACTACGAGCCCTACGCGTATCCGCCGAGCGTCACCGATCGCTTGACGTCCGGATATTTCTTCAACCACGATGCCGACGACGCGGGCCTGGCGCCGCTGCTCGGCAAGGACATGCGCGACCTCAGCGTCTCGTGGATGCAGGGGGCGGGCGGCATCGTCTCGACGCCGATCGACGTCACGCGCTGGGCTCGCGCGCTCTACACCGGCAGCATCCTCGCGGCCAAGCAGCGCGCCGAGCTGATGAGTCTGGTCTCGCAGAAGACCGGCAAACCGATCCGCAAGACGAGCCTGCAAGATCCGGGCGCGTTCGGCCTCGGCGTCGCGCAGATAACGAAGCCCGTGGTCGGAACCGTCTGGTTCTACGAAGGGATGACGCTCGGCTATCGCATGCTGCACCTGTACTTTCCGCGTCAGGACGCGGTGATCGCGTTCGGCATCAACAGCCAGCCCGACAGCAAGCAGAACCAGTCGGGTCAGCTCGCGGTGGCGATCTATAAGACGCTGCATGCCGCCGGCAAGCTCTAG
- a CDS encoding DUF885 domain-containing protein, which translates to MNVRIPAAVAAALIALSPLSAQSTPAQNAPAAQIAAVQLQAVNDFLAAAPEVATFLGDYSHDGDWSDPTPAGIAHFKTMLSSFEQKVDAIDMTGATLQDRNDIRLMRAFLVAQRRAIADQEAGKDPSAAPLTVLGAVFTMILHKDEQDPAVWWDHMTSRMEKAPAWMAAQRPQITHPGRLQAQVALKQLALAPGLFYYVLTPMSAQLPADQRARFVKARDALVASMTEWTKWMHDNAPSWPINYEMGADAYNAMLRNELLLPYDADQIAAIGQKTLDAAIAAERKIKAEAKAKGVNLSNPVQAAANGGGMTPTTKDAQFAFFQTQLDTLRAFIANKRIVTIPDFVGKMKIVETPGFLQPILPGPSMNPPPILSTQVDGIYFVPPPNAQMAKAATGGAVFEDFDRDRVLMTSGHEGFPGHFLQLSIAKHNADPVRRFSFDSVFAEGWAFYEEALLERDGLYGSDLDGRYAVAQFERLRGARAIVDTKLATGAWTFEQSVKWFQANAGVDADTALGEVSRFALGPGQAFDYAVGKTEIEALLVQYKTKKGSAFDLQAFHDDLLSHGTVPLSIIASEMLAE; encoded by the coding sequence ATGAACGTACGGATTCCGGCCGCCGTTGCGGCCGCATTGATCGCGCTTTCGCCCTTGTCCGCGCAGAGTACGCCCGCGCAGAACGCCCCCGCCGCGCAGATCGCGGCCGTGCAGCTGCAGGCCGTCAACGATTTCCTGGCGGCAGCGCCGGAGGTCGCGACCTTCCTCGGCGACTACAGCCACGACGGCGATTGGAGCGATCCGACACCGGCCGGGATCGCGCACTTTAAGACGATGCTGTCGTCCTTCGAGCAGAAGGTCGACGCCATCGACATGACCGGCGCGACACTACAGGACCGCAACGACATCCGGCTGATGCGCGCGTTTCTCGTCGCACAGCGGCGCGCGATCGCCGATCAGGAGGCCGGCAAGGATCCGTCCGCGGCGCCGCTGACCGTCCTCGGCGCCGTCTTCACGATGATCCTGCACAAGGACGAACAAGACCCTGCGGTGTGGTGGGACCACATGACCTCGCGCATGGAGAAGGCGCCGGCGTGGATGGCCGCTCAGCGGCCGCAGATCACGCATCCAGGACGCTTGCAGGCGCAGGTCGCGCTCAAGCAGCTCGCGCTCGCGCCGGGCCTCTTCTACTATGTCCTGACGCCGATGTCGGCGCAGCTGCCGGCCGATCAGCGGGCGCGCTTCGTCAAGGCGCGCGACGCGCTCGTCGCGTCGATGACGGAGTGGACGAAGTGGATGCACGACAATGCCCCGAGCTGGCCGATCAACTACGAGATGGGTGCGGACGCGTACAACGCGATGCTGCGCAACGAGCTGCTGCTGCCCTACGATGCCGATCAGATCGCGGCCATCGGGCAGAAGACGCTCGACGCCGCGATCGCCGCCGAGCGCAAAATCAAGGCCGAGGCGAAGGCCAAGGGCGTCAACCTCTCCAACCCGGTGCAGGCGGCGGCCAACGGCGGCGGCATGACGCCCACGACGAAGGACGCGCAGTTCGCGTTCTTCCAGACGCAGCTCGACACGCTGCGCGCGTTCATCGCAAACAAACGCATCGTGACGATTCCGGATTTCGTCGGGAAGATGAAGATCGTCGAGACGCCGGGGTTTCTGCAGCCGATCCTGCCGGGGCCGTCGATGAATCCGCCGCCGATTCTCTCCACGCAGGTTGATGGCATATACTTCGTACCGCCCCCGAACGCTCAGATGGCCAAGGCGGCCACGGGCGGCGCGGTCTTCGAAGACTTCGACCGCGACCGTGTGCTGATGACGAGCGGCCACGAGGGCTTCCCCGGCCACTTCTTACAACTCTCGATCGCCAAGCACAACGCCGATCCGGTGCGCCGGTTCTCGTTCGATAGCGTCTTCGCGGAGGGCTGGGCATTCTACGAAGAGGCGCTGCTGGAACGCGACGGCCTGTACGGCAGCGATCTCGACGGGCGCTACGCCGTCGCGCAGTTCGAGCGGCTACGCGGCGCGCGTGCGATCGTCGACACGAAGCTCGCGACGGGCGCGTGGACCTTCGAGCAGTCGGTGAAATGGTTCCAGGCCAACGCCGGGGTCGATGCCGACACCGCGCTGGGTGAGGTCAGCCGCTTCGCGCTGGGGCCGGGTCAGGCGTTCGACTACGCCGTCGGCAAGACGGAGATCGAGGCATTGCTCGTGCAGTACAAGACCAAGAAAGGCAGCGCGTTCGACCTCCAGGCCTTCCACGACGATCTGCTCTCACACGGGACGGTTCCCCTGAGCATCATCGCTAGCGAGATGCTCGCCGAGTAA
- a CDS encoding RDD family protein, translating to MHFLFAGPGSLREPSERASFWMTALLAFPAALLIGYVLHESIGASQVALFIVIAMVYVTLARGRLLGSSVRVHQTQYPRVFTIVKGACAALEIPMPFVFVREDNYVPVVALGFGEPYALVLSSHWIELFSDDELAFMIGRELGHIAAGHTRFHSLLSVNGNENPLISLIFGAWLRRCALTCDKVGLLCCGSVDAAIRAMGMAAFHSFGRMVDYEKFAQQDAEVQSDSVLRWGEWLSSEPYATRRIASLRAFEATQRYENAEAWFLRERSDEPPALAAPGQTTVATRDCAGWWRRFAAWGIDAVVVSAIITSFGGSVAGGTHRGNTNVTISPGDVETSSALGNVTIRGKQHARGTKATPPPATPAPQATPTEEARLGPFVLTDLGIGVDLGNNQPITADSIAAFTNGFVRRLGFFFWFPLYLAVLVIFAGQTFGMMIAGLRVVTTDFRKPSIMRTIARYFIVFLVWWAIVPLSFIWRRVLLHDRWTKTRVVKVERVVARVTGT from the coding sequence GTGCATTTCCTCTTTGCGGGGCCTGGCTCGCTCCGAGAGCCGTCGGAACGCGCGTCGTTCTGGATGACGGCGCTCCTGGCATTCCCCGCGGCGCTGCTGATCGGGTACGTGCTCCACGAGTCGATTGGCGCGTCGCAGGTGGCGCTCTTCATCGTGATCGCGATGGTCTACGTCACGCTGGCGCGCGGGCGCTTGCTCGGGTCCAGCGTGCGGGTGCACCAAACGCAGTATCCGCGCGTCTTCACGATCGTCAAGGGCGCGTGCGCTGCGCTGGAGATTCCAATGCCGTTCGTCTTCGTCCGCGAGGACAATTACGTTCCGGTCGTTGCGCTGGGCTTCGGCGAGCCGTACGCGCTCGTGCTTTCGAGTCACTGGATCGAGCTCTTCTCCGACGACGAGCTGGCCTTCATGATCGGCCGCGAACTCGGCCACATCGCGGCCGGCCACACGCGCTTCCATTCGCTGCTGAGCGTCAACGGCAACGAGAACCCGCTGATCTCGCTGATCTTCGGCGCGTGGCTGCGGCGTTGCGCGCTGACCTGTGACAAGGTCGGCCTGCTGTGCTGCGGCTCGGTCGACGCCGCGATTCGGGCGATGGGCATGGCGGCATTTCACTCCTTCGGCCGCATGGTCGACTACGAGAAGTTCGCGCAGCAGGATGCCGAGGTGCAGAGCGATTCGGTGCTGCGCTGGGGCGAGTGGCTGAGCAGCGAACCGTATGCGACGCGGCGGATCGCGTCGCTGCGTGCCTTTGAAGCGACGCAGCGCTACGAGAACGCCGAGGCGTGGTTCCTGCGCGAGCGCAGCGACGAGCCGCCGGCGCTGGCCGCGCCGGGGCAGACCACCGTCGCGACGCGCGACTGCGCCGGCTGGTGGCGGCGCTTCGCCGCATGGGGTATCGACGCGGTCGTCGTCAGCGCGATCATCACGTCGTTCGGCGGCAGCGTCGCCGGCGGGACCCACAGGGGAAACACGAACGTGACGATCTCGCCCGGCGACGTCGAGACGTCGTCGGCGCTCGGGAACGTCACGATACGCGGCAAGCAGCATGCGCGCGGGACAAAAGCGACGCCTCCGCCGGCCACGCCGGCGCCGCAGGCGACCCCGACCGAAGAGGCGCGGCTCGGGCCGTTCGTGCTGACCGATCTGGGAATCGGGGTCGACCTCGGAAACAACCAGCCGATCACAGCCGACTCCATCGCGGCATTCACCAACGGCTTCGTTCGCCGGCTCGGATTTTTCTTCTGGTTCCCGCTGTATCTGGCGGTGCTCGTGATCTTCGCCGGACAGACTTTCGGCATGATGATCGCCGGGCTGCGCGTCGTCACGACCGACTTTCGCAAACCCAGCATCATGCGCACGATCGCGCGCTACTTCATCGTTTTTCTCGTATGGTGGGCGATCGTGCCGCTGAGCTTCATCTGGCGGCGCGTTCTCTTGCACGACCGCTGGACGAAGACGCGCGTGGTCAAGGTCGAGCGCGTCGTCGCCCGCGTCACCGGCACGTAG
- a CDS encoding isocitrate lyase/phosphoenolpyruvate mutase family protein: MSSSAYERFRELHEGPGAFIMPNAWDGASAALLARAGFAALGSTSLGFAFSLGRQDGRHAVSRDEAVAHAALLARISGLPVNGDLEDGFGPDPEDCAATVRAAIDAGLGGLGIEDTTADPSRPIHDFDAAVARVRAAAGASRGKILLTGRTDNFINDRPDLDDTIRRLTAFAEAGADVLYAPGLPDMDSIVAVVRAVTPKPVNVLIGPDDGVVALEKLSTAGVRRISFGGALYRLSMTALAEAARRLHDGDLGVTSDALRGGEIAGLLPPA; encoded by the coding sequence ATGTCGAGCTCAGCGTACGAACGGTTTCGCGAACTGCATGAGGGTCCGGGCGCGTTCATCATGCCCAACGCGTGGGACGGTGCGTCGGCCGCGCTGCTCGCGCGCGCCGGATTCGCGGCGCTGGGCAGCACGTCGCTGGGCTTCGCGTTTTCGCTCGGCCGCCAAGACGGACGTCACGCGGTCTCGCGCGACGAAGCGGTCGCGCACGCGGCGCTGCTCGCCCGCATCAGCGGCCTCCCGGTCAACGGCGACCTCGAAGACGGCTTCGGCCCCGATCCGGAGGACTGCGCCGCGACGGTGCGCGCCGCGATCGACGCCGGATTGGGCGGCCTCGGCATCGAGGACACGACCGCGGACCCGTCGCGGCCGATTCACGACTTCGACGCGGCGGTCGCGCGCGTGCGCGCCGCCGCCGGCGCGTCGCGCGGCAAGATCCTGCTCACCGGGCGCACCGACAACTTCATCAACGACCGTCCCGACCTCGACGACACGATCCGCCGGTTGACCGCATTCGCAGAGGCCGGCGCCGACGTGCTGTACGCGCCGGGACTGCCCGACATGGATTCCATCGTCGCCGTCGTGCGTGCCGTGACGCCCAAGCCGGTCAACGTGTTGATCGGCCCGGACGACGGAGTCGTCGCGCTCGAGAAACTGTCCACGGCGGGCGTGCGACGCATCAGCTTCGGCGGCGCGCTCTATCGCCTCTCGATGACGGCACTCGCCGAAGCCGCACGCAGACTGCACGACGGCGACCTCGGCGTGACAAGCGACGCGCTGCGCGGCGGCGAGATCGCCGGACTCTTGCCTCCCGCCTAG
- a CDS encoding CsgG/HfaB family protein yields the protein MYKRCFLACLAAALAWAPGGALAQQTGPRPSIAVLDFNTNGLTSNWYGSFQPGVALSDLLTDRMVNAGHFNVLDRTHLSSTLGEHQLGASGEVDPQSAITAGKMTGARYLVTGNILQLDQTGQSGANAGSFLPYPFSAAAGSVNTHKVTIKVAVRVIDARTGQIVQSFSDEETRSGTSWGAGGFTGGTWGSYSNEQFVNSDMGHLIDDEADKIVASIDPSRFNSGPVAATLTGHVAAIDGHNVIIDIGSNYGVQPGQQFDIVMTKSLVDPTTHQVLHVSENIGKLQIDTVSSNASVGHVISGRAAVRVTVTSSP from the coding sequence GTGTATAAACGCTGCTTCTTAGCCTGTCTCGCGGCCGCGCTGGCGTGGGCGCCCGGCGGCGCGCTCGCGCAGCAAACCGGCCCGCGTCCCTCGATCGCGGTGCTGGACTTCAACACGAACGGCCTCACGTCGAACTGGTACGGATCGTTCCAGCCCGGCGTGGCGCTCAGCGACCTGCTCACCGACCGGATGGTCAATGCGGGGCACTTCAACGTGCTCGACCGCACCCACCTGAGCTCGACGCTGGGCGAGCACCAGCTGGGGGCGAGCGGCGAGGTCGACCCGCAGTCGGCGATCACCGCGGGCAAGATGACCGGCGCGCGCTATCTCGTGACCGGTAACATCCTGCAGCTCGACCAGACGGGCCAGAGCGGCGCGAACGCGGGAAGCTTCCTGCCGTACCCGTTCTCGGCAGCCGCGGGTAGCGTCAACACGCATAAGGTGACGATCAAGGTCGCGGTGCGCGTGATCGATGCGCGCACCGGACAGATCGTTCAGAGCTTCTCCGACGAGGAGACGCGCTCGGGGACGTCGTGGGGCGCCGGCGGATTCACCGGCGGCACCTGGGGCTCGTACAGCAACGAGCAGTTCGTCAACAGCGACATGGGCCACCTGATCGACGACGAGGCCGACAAGATCGTCGCGTCTATCGATCCGAGCCGCTTCAACTCCGGTCCCGTCGCGGCGACGCTGACCGGACACGTCGCCGCAATCGACGGACACAACGTCATCATCGACATCGGCTCCAACTACGGCGTACAGCCGGGTCAGCAGTTTGACATCGTCATGACCAAGTCGCTGGTCGACCCGACGACGCACCAGGTGCTGCACGTCAGCGAGAACATCGGCAAGCTGCAGATCGACACCGTCAGCTCCAACGCCTCGGTCGGCCACGTGATCTCCGGCCGCGCGGCGGTGCGCGTCACCGTAACGTCGAGCCCATAA
- a CDS encoding glycosyltransferase family 39 protein — MRLYPSAYVIALATTVLHLAFCHRFGYYRDELYFIDCAKHLSWGYVDQPPLVPFYTWLTAPLGYAVWALRFLPGVLAGLTVLFGCAIAREFGGRGFAQTLTALVIALAPGLIGIAYGLSTEMLSPAAWTALIYLTVRLVNTRDSRLYIPIALVVTVAMYSKYSIAGCAIALAAGLLIAGQAQLLRSRRLALGIVVVVVLLLPNAIWQITHGLPMLEVLHNDQLNRHALANGMADESRYRGINALYMIGLQFAYNNLLFAPVWVWGLVWLWNERQYRFLCVAYLLLLGVLIWTIGRGYYIQGMYPALFAAGAVAIERALAARPRWLQPALLGATLVAGLPWIPLSLPVLSLPAYMAYERAIGLSRPAPPDGKSHLINPMFADQLGWKTMTQTVAGAYWSLPPAQRRITAVFADRYAYAGALDYYGPRYGLPTVISPNNQYYLWGTRGYSGQSILAVGATDYYLLLHWFGSVRQIAVYRNDYRWMLEGPLPIYICTRPRVPLAAMWPAFKYYGL, encoded by the coding sequence ATGAGGCTGTATCCAAGCGCGTACGTCATCGCGCTTGCGACCACCGTCCTACACCTCGCCTTCTGTCACCGCTTCGGCTACTACCGCGACGAACTCTACTTCATCGACTGCGCCAAGCATCTGTCGTGGGGCTACGTCGATCAGCCGCCGCTCGTACCGTTCTACACCTGGCTGACCGCGCCGCTCGGCTATGCGGTTTGGGCGCTACGCTTCCTGCCCGGCGTGCTCGCGGGCCTCACCGTGCTGTTCGGCTGCGCGATCGCGCGCGAGTTCGGCGGCCGCGGCTTCGCCCAGACGCTCACGGCGCTGGTGATCGCGCTCGCCCCGGGATTGATCGGCATCGCGTACGGCCTCTCCACCGAGATGCTCTCGCCGGCCGCGTGGACGGCGCTGATCTACCTGACCGTTCGCCTCGTCAACACGCGGGACAGCCGCCTCTACATTCCGATCGCACTCGTCGTTACCGTCGCGATGTACTCGAAGTATTCGATCGCGGGCTGCGCGATCGCGCTGGCCGCCGGTCTGCTGATCGCGGGTCAGGCGCAGCTGCTGCGCTCGCGCCGGCTCGCGCTCGGCATCGTTGTCGTCGTCGTGCTGTTGCTGCCCAACGCGATCTGGCAGATCACCCACGGCCTGCCGATGCTCGAGGTGCTCCACAACGATCAGCTCAATCGCCACGCGCTCGCCAACGGCATGGCCGACGAGTCGCGCTACCGCGGAATCAACGCGCTGTACATGATCGGCCTGCAGTTCGCGTACAACAACCTACTGTTCGCGCCGGTCTGGGTCTGGGGCTTGGTCTGGCTGTGGAATGAGCGGCAGTACCGGTTTTTGTGCGTCGCGTATCTGCTGCTGCTCGGGGTTCTGATCTGGACGATCGGGCGCGGGTACTACATCCAAGGCATGTACCCGGCGCTGTTCGCTGCGGGCGCGGTGGCCATCGAGCGCGCACTGGCGGCGCGGCCGCGGTGGCTGCAGCCCGCGCTGCTCGGCGCGACGCTCGTCGCGGGACTGCCGTGGATTCCGCTCTCGCTGCCGGTGCTGTCGTTACCGGCGTACATGGCGTACGAGCGCGCGATCGGCCTGAGCCGCCCCGCGCCGCCCGACGGCAAGAGTCATCTCATCAACCCGATGTTCGCCGATCAGCTCGGCTGGAAGACGATGACGCAGACGGTCGCGGGCGCGTACTGGTCCCTGCCCCCCGCGCAGCGACGCATCACCGCGGTCTTCGCCGATCGCTACGCGTACGCGGGCGCGCTCGACTATTACGGCCCGCGCTACGGACTGCCCACGGTCATCAGCCCGAACAACCAGTACTACCTATGGGGAACGCGCGGCTACAGCGGGCAGTCGATACTGGCCGTCGGCGCGACGGATTACTACCTGCTGCTGCACTGGTTCGGCAGCGTGCGACAGATCGCGGTCTACCGCAACGACTATCGCTGGATGCTCGAGGGGCCGCTGCCGATTTACATATGCACGCGTCCGCGCGTGCCGCTCGCGGCGATGTGGCCGGCGTTCAAATACTACGGCCTATAA
- a CDS encoding helix-turn-helix domain-containing protein — translation MANRAYGQYCGLARAVEILGERWGLLIVRDLLVGPKRFTDLQRGLPGIPSNVLTSRLKELEAAQVVTRRVLPRPSGSIVYELTDYGKELEDAVIRFGRWGAKSLGEPHPDEVVTPDSMAMALRSTFRPDAAAAVSAGYELRLGDVVVSARVHDGTVETAAAPLPGADCVIEAGPGIRAVMAGEITPHEAIENGIVRVSGKRRLFDRFAEMFRI, via the coding sequence GTGGCGAACCGAGCCTACGGCCAGTACTGCGGCCTCGCTCGCGCCGTCGAGATCCTCGGCGAGCGCTGGGGCCTGCTCATCGTGCGCGACCTCCTGGTCGGGCCGAAGCGCTTTACCGATCTGCAGCGCGGGCTGCCGGGGATTCCCAGCAACGTCCTCACCTCGCGCCTCAAGGAGCTCGAGGCCGCGCAGGTCGTCACGCGGCGGGTGCTGCCGCGCCCGTCCGGCTCGATCGTGTACGAGCTGACCGACTACGGCAAGGAACTCGAGGATGCCGTGATCCGGTTCGGTCGCTGGGGCGCGAAGTCGCTGGGCGAGCCGCATCCCGACGAGGTCGTCACGCCGGATTCGATGGCGATGGCGCTGCGTTCGACCTTCCGCCCCGACGCGGCGGCCGCCGTCAGCGCCGGCTATGAACTACGCCTGGGCGACGTCGTGGTAAGCGCGCGCGTGCACGACGGGACGGTCGAAACGGCGGCGGCGCCGCTTCCCGGCGCCGACTGCGTGATCGAGGCCGGCCCCGGCATTCGCGCCGTCATGGCCGGCGAGATCACGCCGCACGAAGCAATCGAAAACGGCATCGTCCGAGTCAGCGGCAAGCGCCGGCTGTTCGACCGCTTCGCCGAGATGTTCCGTATCTAA
- a CDS encoding SOS response-associated peptidase has product MCGRFTLTKPGALRAAFPYLKFPELREFSETGLPRFNIAPSQEVLGVRNDGRDTVEALRWGVRGRINIRAESILARRGGVRRRCVEFADGFYEWKDRRPYYYTLRSGEPFAFAGLWEPLDGTAACDVVTCEPNAAVAPIHDRMPVMLTGDKVALWLDPEPLPPEVAGSLLTPFDPALMTVREVSTRVNNANYDAADVLADAAPRLL; this is encoded by the coding sequence ATGTGCGGGCGGTTCACGCTAACCAAGCCGGGGGCGCTGCGGGCGGCGTTTCCGTATCTGAAATTTCCGGAGCTCCGCGAGTTCAGTGAGACCGGGCTGCCGCGCTTCAACATCGCGCCGTCGCAAGAGGTGCTCGGCGTGCGCAACGACGGGCGGGATACCGTCGAGGCGCTGCGCTGGGGCGTGCGCGGGCGCATCAACATCCGCGCGGAGTCGATCCTCGCGCGGCGCGGCGGCGTTCGGCGGCGCTGCGTCGAGTTCGCCGACGGCTTTTATGAATGGAAGGACCGCCGGCCGTACTACTACACGCTGCGCTCGGGCGAGCCATTCGCTTTCGCCGGGTTATGGGAACCGCTCGACGGCACGGCCGCGTGCGACGTCGTCACGTGCGAGCCCAACGCAGCGGTCGCGCCGATTCACGATCGCATGCCGGTCATGCTGACCGGCGATAAAGTCGCGCTCTGGTTGGATCCGGAGCCGCTGCCCCCGGAGGTCGCCGGATCGCTCTTGACGCCGTTCGATCCTGCGCTGATGACGGTGCGCGAGGTGTCGACGCGGGTGAATAACGCGAACTACGACGCGGCCGACGTACTTGCCGACGCGGCGCCGCGCTTGCTCTGA
- a CDS encoding VOC family protein: MTMQLQPNLAFNGNAEEVLAHYRDALGGEIEITRFGQTPAAQEVPPEWAGKVVYGTLRSPAGTINAMDAPPGRAGAPGDNFILGIQTESREQIDEIFSKLSAGGSVMMPLDKTFWSPRFGMLTDKFGIKWMINLVEAA, translated from the coding sequence ATGACAATGCAACTCCAACCGAATCTGGCATTCAACGGAAACGCCGAAGAGGTGCTCGCGCACTATCGCGATGCGCTCGGCGGCGAAATCGAAATCACGCGCTTCGGCCAGACGCCGGCCGCGCAAGAGGTGCCGCCCGAGTGGGCCGGCAAGGTCGTGTACGGAACGCTGCGCTCCCCGGCGGGAACGATCAACGCCATGGACGCACCGCCCGGACGCGCCGGCGCCCCCGGTGACAACTTCATCCTCGGAATCCAGACCGAGAGCCGCGAACAGATCGACGAGATCTTCTCCAAGCTTTCCGCCGGCGGCAGCGTCATGATGCCGCTCGACAAGACGTTCTGGTCGCCGCGCTTCGGGATGCTGACCGACAAGTTCGGCATCAAGTGGATGATCAATCTAGTAGAGGCTGCGTAA
- a CDS encoding divalent metal cation transporter, with product MLLRIRKFFSVLGPGLITGAADDDPSGISTYSVAGAATGYSMLWLTLISTPMMSVIQGMCARISMVNGEGLAAIMRKRLPFWLAYALAALVIVANTFNLGADIGGMADALHLVLPLPVDALVFLFGIGLIAVQTYLSYAKIAQIFKWLTLALFAYVITAFVVRPPWGDVFLHFAVPRVRLDSGWLSTMVGVLGTTITPYLFFWQSSLMVEEDKEAGKTTIADRRGTSEKQIHNMHADVNTGMIFSNLVAFFIIVTTASTLGAHGRHDIATAQQAAEALRPLAGRFAELLFALGMVGTGILAVPVLATSSAYVAAQTFRFREGLSEPVGRAPRFYAIIAAGILIGIAMNLLHIDAIKALFWSAVLNGIAAVPLIGVIVSLASNKQLMGEWTSSRLARAWGWATFALMGGATVGMFYFMAHGT from the coding sequence GTGCTCTTACGAATCCGCAAGTTCTTTAGCGTACTCGGGCCGGGCCTCATCACGGGCGCGGCGGACGACGATCCGTCCGGCATCTCGACGTACTCCGTCGCGGGCGCCGCGACGGGCTACTCCATGCTGTGGCTGACGCTGATCTCGACGCCGATGATGTCGGTGATTCAGGGCATGTGCGCGCGCATCTCGATGGTCAACGGGGAGGGCCTCGCCGCGATCATGCGCAAGCGCCTGCCGTTCTGGCTTGCCTACGCGCTCGCCGCGCTCGTGATCGTCGCCAATACGTTCAACCTCGGGGCGGACATCGGCGGCATGGCCGACGCGCTGCACCTGGTGCTGCCGCTGCCGGTCGACGCGCTCGTCTTTTTGTTCGGGATCGGGCTGATCGCGGTGCAGACGTATTTGTCGTACGCGAAGATCGCCCAGATTTTCAAGTGGCTGACGCTGGCGCTGTTTGCATACGTGATTACCGCGTTCGTCGTTCGGCCGCCGTGGGGCGATGTGTTCCTGCACTTCGCCGTCCCGCGCGTACGGCTGGATTCGGGGTGGCTTTCCACGATGGTCGGCGTCCTGGGAACGACGATCACGCCGTATCTGTTCTTCTGGCAGTCGTCGCTGATGGTCGAGGAGGACAAGGAGGCCGGAAAGACGACGATCGCGGACCGCCGCGGAACCAGTGAGAAACAGATCCACAACATGCACGCCGACGTAAACACGGGGATGATCTTCTCGAACCTCGTCGCGTTCTTCATCATCGTGACCACGGCGTCGACGCTGGGCGCGCACGGGCGTCACGACATCGCGACGGCGCAGCAGGCCGCGGAGGCGCTACGCCCGCTGGCGGGCCGTTTCGCGGAGCTGCTCTTCGCGCTCGGCATGGTCGGCACGGGAATCCTCGCGGTCCCGGTGCTGGCGACCTCGTCGGCCTACGTGGCCGCGCAGACGTTTCGCTTTCGCGAGGGGTTGAGCGAGCCGGTGGGTCGCGCGCCGCGCTTTTATGCGATCATCGCCGCCGGCATCCTCATCGGGATCGCGATGAACCTGCTGCACATCGACGCCATCAAGGCGCTCTTCTGGTCCGCGGTGCTCAACGGCATCGCGGCGGTGCCGCTCATCGGCGTGATCGTGTCGCTTGCGTCCAACAAGCAGCTGATGGGCGAATGGACGAGCTCGCGCCTGGCGCGCGCGTGGGGATGGGCGACCTTCGCGCTCATGGGCGGCGCGACGGTCGGGATGTTCTATTTCATGGCGCACGGAACGTAA